The DNA window TCTGCATTTGCATGGTTTACAACCCTGGCAAAATCAACCTTTGATCTAAACTTACCACTACTGTAATCAGATGGCTTAAAATAGAAATATCCAGTGGCAGACGATACGTTGATACGGTCTTCATTGGGTAAACCATAGTGTACACCAACATTCATAGCTGATCCGATCTTAGTTGAAATGGCAAAATCCAGCTGCGGTATGGCGCCAGTATCTTTGTTAGAACCACTGGATTTAGTTCCATATGGTTTCAGGTTTAAATTTGAATCGCCGTTGTTGGCCATCACTTGATAGCTGAAACGATTAAATTTACCCATAACAGCCATTCCAAATGTCCGGTAATCAGAGCGTCCTACAGCTGATGCCCAATTTCGTCCAACAATTGAACGTTCGGCAAAGTCAATTGCAGTATGGGATGTATTGCCACCAGCTTGACTACCAGCTCCAACAAAACGACCCATGCGCATGGTCAAATTATCTGAAAATTTATAGTCAATTTGAGCATCCAACACATAGGATGCAACCGCATCATACTGCACGAAAGCAGTGACCTGACCTTTAGTCATTTTACCACGAAGACGAGCCCTGCGGATACCGTTCCCAAACTGGGTTGTTGTTTCGTCCAATTCCTTTCCCGAAGAATCTGCATTCAGGACATAATGATCATAGGTTGTGTAACTGGCCCAGGCTTGGATCGTGAACTGGAAATTTGCCTGAGCAAACAGCCCTGTGCTTGTGAATAGAAATATCGCTAATACTGATATTTTATGTGAGAATCGTTTCATTATTTTTCCTTACGTTATTTAACTGCGTGTCTGGCTTTGGATGAGATTGCATCCAATAAAAAGATGGTGACAAAGATGATAATTATGATGGCTGAGACTTCGCGATACTCAAACATTCTGAATGAGGAGATTAGACGGTAACCAATACCCCCAGCACCGACAATTCCTAGAATGGTTGCCATACGTATGTTACGATCAAAAATGTATAGCGAATACCCTACAAAATTCGGCAATATTTGTGGTATGATAGCAAAGGTGATCCTTTGCATTTGGCTGGCACCAGCTGCCTCTATGGCCTCAATAGGACCACTCCGAACATGTTCGATCTCCTCAGCGTAGAACTTGGATAAAAAGCCCATGGTATGCAGGCCAAGAGCCAGAATACCGGGTAAGGCGCCAAATCCAACCGAAATGACCAGAATCATGGCCAGAATAAACTCTGGAACAGCTCTGAAGAAGGTGGTTATCAAGCGAGCAGGATAATAAATCCATTTGCTGGGAGTGATATTTTTAGCCGATACCAAGCCGATGGGGATTGAAAGGATTGTTGCTAGAATGGTTCCCAAAAAACCTATCTCAATGGTCTCAAACATAGAGATCAGGAGTGCGCCTAAGTCCGAAAAATCCGGGGGCAACATGCGTCCAATAATATCTGCGAAATAGCTGAAACTTGCAAATATGGTTGCTGGGTTGACTTTCAAATGGATTGATACACCCACCGTACTGATCACCAGACTGGCTATAAACGCAATGGTTGTAAAGCTTACTGCTGGCTTCAGGTATGAACTAAGAAAACTCTGTCTAGCATCCTCTGGCGTGTGATAGCTATCAATGTTTTCACCATAGCCATCTACGGGTCCTGTTTTGTGAGCATTGAGTATGGCCTCTTGAATTTTCTTTTTCAGGGATTCTTCCATACCTGAAACGGCAACAATAGGTGCACCTGGAATGGGATCTGAATGATAAATGATTTTGATATCTTTTTTCTTCAGGCTGCCATCCCGGAACATCTTGTCCAAATTGATCTGACTTATAACTGCCAGATCCCCTTTTCCTGCCAAAAGCTCACTCACTGCTGATTCTTGTGAACCGGCATAGATAACTTCTGAAAAATTGCCATGGATTTCAGGATTCATGTCAAATTGAGCCAGGGTATGGCGTGGCATAATATCACCACTGCTGGATCCATGCTCAGTGAGGATGAGACGATGTCCCTTTAAATCAGCAATCTCGGAATAAGTTGACCCTGCTTTCACCAAAAATACAGATCGATATACAGATACATTGTTGCCTGCAGTAAAAGCCACAGCCAGGGGTTGCAGGGGTACATCATGGGAAGCTTCAATAAACGCGGACTGTCCTAACCAACCCAATTGAGCCTGTCCATTTTTTAATCTATCAATGGCATCATCATAGCTTGATGCTTCAATAAAGTTAAGTTTAAAGCCTGTGGAGGCTTCAACGCTGGACAGAAGTGGACGGAAGTGCTTTTCCATATGTCCTTTGATAGCAGGAACTGCCACCATGGTCATTTCTTGGTTATTTTTAGAAGCCTTCATGAGCGTTGATTCCAATTGATACTTTCAAGATCGTGGGAATTTTCAGTCGTAGGACCAAAAAACAGACCGTGATTTTTAGTTGAATAAATGGTTTTCAGCTTTTCAACATCCAAGACAGATGATTTCTCATTGAGTATTATTTCACCATCTGCTATGCCAATGATCCGATCAGAAAATTGAAGAGCCAGATCGACTTGGTGGAGGGTGCAGAGCACTGTCAAATTCTTTTCTGCACATAAATCTTTTAGCAGTTTCAAGATTTCTTGAGATGTGCGTGGATCCACACTGGCAACGGGTTCATCTGCCAGCAATACCCGTGGTTCCTGCATGAGTGCCCGGGCAATGCCAACCCGCTGTTGCTGACCGCCACTCAACTCATCGGCACGCTTATAAGCCTGATCCAGAAGACCAACCCTATCCAGTAAATCCAATGCCTTTAAACGATAGGATTTGGGGAATAAGTATAAGTTAGACCACCATTTACGATGGGTTCCCAGACTTCCAGCCAGTACGTTGATGAGTACCGATAGATTTCCAACCAGGTTGAACTGCTGAAAAATCATACCGATATCACTGCGGATTTCTCTCTGGTTGGCATCGGTGATCTCTGTTCCGTTTACCAGGACTTTCCCGGCACTGGGCCGCACCAGGCGATTCACAGTTCTAAGCAAGGTTGTCTTGCCTGCTCCACTGGGTCCCAGGATCACTGAGAACTCTTTTTCAGGTGCTGTAATGCTGACATCATGCACTGCTGCTGTACCATCTGGAAAGGTTTTCGATATATTTACAAATTCTACCATAAAGGCTTACTTAACCGTTTTAGCGATTTCACGGGTAATATTATAATCAGCGTCTTCAACACTCTCGTAATGGTCCATTTCCCCACCATATCCACCGATGGTGCCAAATTTATGAGCTTCCAATACGGCCTTCTTTATTTTCTGCTTCACTTCTGCGGTCAAGGTGTTTTTATAGGCCAGCGGAGCTCCCATAATGGGTGGTGAAGAATGGATAATTGTGAAATCTTCTGCTTTGATGGTCCCATCTTTTATACGGGCATCCCAATTAACAGAACTAACCCCGCCAACCTCAGCAGTCCCAAACAGTACAGCCATAATTGCTGCATCGTGACTTCCAGCATATTGGACAATTGAAAAATTATCTAGGTTCTTTGTGTCCATATCGATTTGTAACAATTCATAACGAGGAATTAAGTCACCACTGGTTGAACCCACATGGTTTAGCACCAATTTTGTGCCCAGCAATTGCTCTTTGGTAAAAGCAGTAATTGGGCTTCCTTTTTTAACAATAAAATGCGTCTTGTAAGATGCTGATTCCTTGCCCTTGGGAACTCCCACTGCAAATGCTTCAGCACCGGCTAAATCAGCAGCCTGGATATAGGTTTTTGCTCCAAACCAGGCCAGATCTGCGCGACCGGCACGCATGGCTTCTACGGCTGCGTTATAATCCGTCACATTGATGCTTTCAATGGTAAAGCCAGTATTCTTCTCAATGATGGCAAGCAGGGAGGAGAAGTCATTCTCATCACCTTTTTCACTGGCTGGTACAAACACCATTCTCAAGACATTTGAGCTATCCTCTTTCGATCCACTACATCCTGTAAACATGAAACCGCTAACCAGAGCAAGAATCGATATAAGTATTATTGTTTTTTTCATAATTTGGAGTCTCTCTTTACTTGTTGTTAATTGTTTTTTTTATGTTGGTTGATGACTGAGCGGGATAATACGGGATAACAATTACTCTACCCCCGATACTCTCCATGTAGTCTCTACATTTATTAATGTCGGCTTCATCATGACTACTACTTTCCATCAAAATATCAGGCCGGATAGCCTTTACATTATCCAGGGGGGAATAGCTTGACTGGGCTACGACCCCATCGACATACTTAATAGAGCTGGCCAGGTCCATTCTTTCTTCAAATGATAATATGGGTCTTGGCTTTTTTTCCATAACCGCTTCATCAGTGAGGATTCCAACAATTAATTTTCCATCTTCACCGGCCATAGCTTTTGAATTTTTCATCATGTGCAGATGACCCTTATGCACAATGTCTAGTACGTAGTATGAATAAACGATTTTCATGTCTCACCCTTTGTCAAGTTCTTCAATAAGTTTCCAGGAATTTCTATAATCTTCAAAAGTATCAACATCAATCCATGAGCGCCATA is part of the Candidatus Neomarinimicrobiota bacterium genome and encodes:
- the phnE gene encoding phosphonate ABC transporter, permease protein PhnE, whose translation is MKASKNNQEMTMVAVPAIKGHMEKHFRPLLSSVEASTGFKLNFIEASSYDDAIDRLKNGQAQLGWLGQSAFIEASHDVPLQPLAVAFTAGNNVSVYRSVFLVKAGSTYSEIADLKGHRLILTEHGSSSGDIMPRHTLAQFDMNPEIHGNFSEVIYAGSQESAVSELLAGKGDLAVISQINLDKMFRDGSLKKKDIKIIYHSDPIPGAPIVAVSGMEESLKKKIQEAILNAHKTGPVDGYGENIDSYHTPEDARQSFLSSYLKPAVSFTTIAFIASLVISTVGVSIHLKVNPATIFASFSYFADIIGRMLPPDFSDLGALLISMFETIEIGFLGTILATILSIPIGLVSAKNITPSKWIYYPARLITTFFRAVPEFILAMILVISVGFGALPGILALGLHTMGFLSKFYAEEIEHVRSGPIEAIEAAGASQMQRITFAIIPQILPNFVGYSLYIFDRNIRMATILGIVGAGGIGYRLISSFRMFEYREVSAIIIIIFVTIFLLDAISSKARHAVK
- the phnC gene encoding phosphonate ABC transporter ATP-binding protein, with translation MVEFVNISKTFPDGTAAVHDVSITAPEKEFSVILGPSGAGKTTLLRTVNRLVRPSAGKVLVNGTEITDANQREIRSDIGMIFQQFNLVGNLSVLINVLAGSLGTHRKWWSNLYLFPKSYRLKALDLLDRVGLLDQAYKRADELSGGQQQRVGIARALMQEPRVLLADEPVASVDPRTSQEILKLLKDLCAEKNLTVLCTLHQVDLALQFSDRIIGIADGEIILNEKSSVLDVEKLKTIYSTKNHGLFFGPTTENSHDLESINWNQRS
- the phnD gene encoding phosphate/phosphite/phosphonate ABC transporter substrate-binding protein, which translates into the protein MKKTIILISILALVSGFMFTGCSGSKEDSSNVLRMVFVPASEKGDENDFSSLLAIIEKNTGFTIESINVTDYNAAVEAMRAGRADLAWFGAKTYIQAADLAGAEAFAVGVPKGKESASYKTHFIVKKGSPITAFTKEQLLGTKLVLNHVGSTSGDLIPRYELLQIDMDTKNLDNFSIVQYAGSHDAAIMAVLFGTAEVGGVSSVNWDARIKDGTIKAEDFTIIHSSPPIMGAPLAYKNTLTAEVKQKIKKAVLEAHKFGTIGGYGGEMDHYESVEDADYNITREIAKTVK
- a CDS encoding adenylyltransferase/cytidyltransferase family protein, giving the protein MKIVYSYYVLDIVHKGHLHMMKNSKAMAGEDGKLIVGILTDEAVMEKKPRPILSFEERMDLASSIKYVDGVVAQSSYSPLDNVKAIRPDILMESSSHDEADINKCRDYMESIGGRVIVIPYYPAQSSTNIKKTINNK